ATCTCGTCGCGGATGCCTCCCTCGTAGAGGTCACTGATGAGGACCACGACCGTGTCGGCGGGCCGGCTGATCTGCGACTGGCAGTAGGCGAGGGCGCGGTTGATGTCGGTGCCGCCGCCCAGCTGAGTGCCGAAAAGCACGTCCACCGGGTCGTCGAGCTGATCGGTCAGGTCGACGACGTTCGTGTCGAAGACGACGAGCCGGGTGTCGAGCGACCGCATGGACCCGAGCACGGCGCCGAACACCGAGGCGTAGACGACCGACGCGGCCATCGATCCGGACTGGTCGATGCAGAGGACGACCTCCTTCTTCACCGACCGGGACGCCCGCCCGTACCCGATGAGCCGCTCGGGGACGATCGTCCGGTGCTCCGGCAGATAGTTCTTGAGGTTGGCCGCAATCGTGCGGTTCCAGTCGATGTCGTGGTGGCGCGGCCTGCTGACGCGGGCGCTGCGGTCCAGCGCGCCGGTGAGCGTGGAACGGGTCCGCGTCGCCAGTCGCTTCTCCAGGTCCTCGACGACCTTGCGCACGACGGCCCGCGCGGTCTCCTTGGTCGTCTCCGGCATGGCCTTGTTCAGGGAGAGCAGCGTGCCCACGAGGTGCACGTCGGCGTCGACGGCCTCCAGCATCTCCGGCTCCAGGAGGAGCGTGGAGAGCCCCAGGCGGTCGATGGCGTCCCGCTGCATCACCTGCACGACCGACGAGGGGAAGTACGTCCGGATGTCCCCGAGCCAGCGCGCCACGGACGGCGCGGAGCCTCCCAGCCCCGCCGAACGCTCCCGCCGCCCCCGGTCGTCCTTGTCCCCCGCGCCCCCGTACAGCGCCCCAAGAGCGGCATCCATCGCCGCGTCCCGCCCCCCAAGCGCACACCCGGTCCCGTCGCCCCCCTCACCCCCCAGAACGAGCCGCCACCGCCGAACCCGCTCTCCAGACCCACCGCTCCCCTCATCCATCCCGCTCCCGCCCCGGCGCCCGGTCCCGGCGGCAGTCCCGCCCCCGAACCCGTCTGCGCCCCCACCCCCGGCCCCGGCTTCGGCCCCAACTCCGACTCCGACCGCGACTCCACCTTCGACCCCGCCCCCGGTCACGCCAGCTCCGTCAGAAACCGCAGTCACCTCAGTCACTCCAGTCACTTCGGTCACCTCGTTCATCCCGCCACCCCCACGCAGCCGTTGCCAACGACATCTGCTTCTGCTTCTGCTTCTGTTTCCACTTCCGCTTCCGCTTCCACTCCTGCATCTGCCCCGGCGCCAGCCTCCGTCGGCAGCCCCAGAAGCAAGCGGACGATCGGCGCGACGGCGTCCGCGCGCGTGGGGTCGATCGCCGTGCCGAAACCGGGCAGCCCCTCGACCTGCCCGCCCGCACCCCCGATGCCGTCGCCGGCACCGCCCGGCCGACCCGTCGGCCCCCGCCGTACCAACTCCCCCAACGTCCGCCGCACCCCCGGCTCATACGCCGAGAACGTGCGCCGCAGCAACGGCAGTACGTCGGTGAAGGCGCCCTCCGACACCCCGCACAGCCAGTCGTCGACCAGCCCCAGGAGCCGCTCGTCGTGCACGAGGAGCATTCCGCCGCTGGAGCCGCCCCCGACGAACCCCTCGATCCAGGCGGCCCCTTCGGCCGGCGCGCTCCCCCGGGACAGTGCGAGCCCCATGAGGCGGGCTACCTCCTCGTCCCCCAGTTCCCCGCCGTCCAGCAGCAGCCGCACACACCGCCCCCGCACGACCCCGGCGACGGACTCTCGCTCGGCGAGCGCCCTCAGTACGGAATACCACCGGGCGCGGACCCCCTCCGAAGCCCTCGCACCGAAC
The window above is part of the Streptomyces venezuelae genome. Proteins encoded here:
- a CDS encoding VWA domain-containing protein — its product is MDEGSGGSGERVRRWRLVLGGEGGDGTGCALGGRDAAMDAALGALYGGAGDKDDRGRRERSAGLGGSAPSVARWLGDIRTYFPSSVVQVMQRDAIDRLGLSTLLLEPEMLEAVDADVHLVGTLLSLNKAMPETTKETARAVVRKVVEDLEKRLATRTRSTLTGALDRSARVSRPRHHDIDWNRTIAANLKNYLPEHRTIVPERLIGYGRASRSVKKEVVLCIDQSGSMAASVVYASVFGAVLGSMRSLDTRLVVFDTNVVDLTDQLDDPVDVLFGTQLGGGTDINRALAYCQSQISRPADTVVVLISDLYEGGIRDEMLKRVAAMKASGVQFVTLLALSDEGTPAYDREHAAALAALGAPAFACTPDLFPEVMAAAIEKRPLPIPDPDTVL